One Acinetobacter colistiniresistens DNA segment encodes these proteins:
- a CDS encoding GNAT family N-acetyltransferase, whose translation MSPVYLRKPQRSDLTEIKHAYSNSIHLHQPWTYPPTDFEHYLAQEHRYFVCLKENHAIVGTFNISNIIRGHFHSAYLGYEAFYPYAGQGYMRHGLQLVLHEAFQTLNLHRLEANIQPDNLSSIRLVAHAGFIKEGFSRQYLRVGGKEWKDHERWAILNSDWTDKKYQTF comes from the coding sequence ATGAGTCCAGTCTATTTGCGTAAGCCGCAACGCAGTGATTTAACTGAAATCAAACATGCCTACTCAAATAGTATTCATCTGCATCAACCGTGGACCTATCCGCCGACTGATTTTGAACACTACCTCGCTCAAGAACATCGTTATTTTGTCTGCTTGAAAGAAAATCATGCCATTGTTGGCACCTTTAATATCTCCAATATTATCCGAGGTCACTTCCATTCTGCCTATTTAGGTTATGAAGCCTTTTATCCTTATGCAGGACAAGGCTATATGCGGCATGGACTGCAACTGGTTTTACACGAAGCATTTCAAACACTGAATCTACATCGACTAGAAGCCAATATTCAACCAGACAATCTATCCTCTATTCGCCTTGTGGCACATGCAGGTTTTATAAAAGAAGGCTTTTCTCGCCAGTATCTACGAGTGGGCGGAAAAGAATGGAAAGACCATGAGCGTTGGGCCATTTTAAATAGCGATTGGACCGATAAAAAATACCAGACTTTTTAA
- a CDS encoding enoyl-CoA hydratase/isomerase family protein, with the protein MTVATSLASLAIDDSIQLEQQGGILTLWLNRAESRNAMSLNMVTAIQQVFSQIADDVSIRAVILRGKGGHFCAGGDIKDMASLRVEATNIGSLQPYVDFNRRFGAMIEQVDQAPQTVVAVLEGAVLGGGFGLACVSDIAISRESAQFGLPETGLGILPAQIAPFVVKRIGLTQARRLALLGLRFDGKTALDLGVVHQVAPDDAELEQQLADTIQQIKRAAPLASRATKALLHRTLNEPLTQLLDNAAEQFARAVAGEEGQEGTMAFIQKRLPNWAEE; encoded by the coding sequence ATGACAGTTGCAACTTCTCTTGCAAGCTTGGCGATAGATGACAGCATTCAGCTAGAACAACAAGGTGGCATTTTAACGCTATGGCTGAATCGCGCTGAAAGCCGCAATGCCATGAGTTTAAATATGGTCACTGCTATTCAACAGGTGTTTAGCCAGATTGCCGATGATGTCTCTATTCGTGCGGTTATCTTACGTGGTAAGGGCGGGCATTTTTGTGCAGGCGGCGATATCAAAGATATGGCGAGCTTACGTGTTGAAGCTACGAATATAGGCAGTTTGCAACCTTATGTCGATTTTAATCGCCGTTTTGGTGCCATGATTGAACAGGTGGATCAAGCTCCACAAACCGTCGTGGCTGTTTTGGAAGGTGCTGTACTCGGTGGTGGCTTTGGACTGGCCTGTGTTTCGGATATTGCCATTAGCCGTGAGAGTGCCCAGTTTGGTCTGCCAGAAACAGGCTTAGGTATTTTGCCTGCGCAGATTGCGCCTTTTGTGGTGAAGCGAATTGGTTTGACCCAAGCCCGTCGTTTAGCGTTATTGGGTTTACGTTTTGATGGCAAGACGGCTTTGGATTTAGGTGTCGTTCACCAAGTTGCACCAGATGATGCTGAGCTAGAACAGCAGCTTGCAGACACGATTCAGCAGATCAAACGTGCTGCACCTCTAGCTTCCCGTGCCACCAAAGCGTTATTACATCGGACTTTGAATGAACCTTTGACCCAGCTCTTAGATAATGCAGCCGAGCAATTTGCACGGGCAGTTGCTGGGGAGGAAGGGCAAGAGGGAACCATGGCCTTTATTCAGAAGCGGTTGCCAAACTGGGCCGAAGAGTGA
- a CDS encoding SDR family oxidoreductase yields the protein MGYQSIFRADAFANKVIIVTGGGSGIGRCTAHELASLGAQVIITGRKLEKLEKVSQEILEDGGKVHFIVCDNRDEEQVKNMIAEVLEKFGQLDGLVNNAGGQFPSALENISANGFDAVVRNNLHSTFYLMREAYNQWMTKHGGSIVNMTADMWGGMPGMGHSGAARSGVDNLTKTASVEWGKSGVRVNAVAPGWIISSGMDNYSGDFAKVIIPSLASNVPLKRMGTESEISSAICYLLSDAAAFVSGVTLRIDGAASQGTRMYPLADAINNEAFNGFHRAFIPDIFKTAGE from the coding sequence ATGGGTTATCAATCAATTTTCAGGGCAGATGCATTTGCTAATAAAGTCATTATTGTGACAGGAGGTGGCTCTGGTATTGGCCGTTGTACTGCACATGAACTGGCATCCTTAGGAGCGCAAGTCATCATTACAGGACGCAAACTTGAAAAACTGGAAAAGGTTAGCCAGGAAATTCTGGAAGATGGCGGCAAGGTCCATTTCATCGTCTGCGACAACCGTGATGAAGAACAGGTCAAAAATATGATTGCGGAAGTGCTGGAAAAATTTGGCCAGCTCGATGGTTTAGTCAATAATGCGGGTGGACAATTTCCTTCTGCATTAGAGAATATTTCTGCCAATGGTTTTGATGCCGTGGTTCGTAATAACCTGCACTCAACTTTTTACCTGATGCGAGAAGCCTATAACCAGTGGATGACAAAGCACGGCGGCAGCATTGTGAATATGACCGCAGACATGTGGGGCGGTATGCCGGGCATGGGGCATTCAGGCGCAGCACGCTCAGGGGTAGATAATCTGACCAAAACGGCTTCAGTGGAATGGGGTAAATCTGGAGTACGTGTCAATGCAGTTGCACCGGGCTGGATTATTTCTTCGGGCATGGACAATTATAGCGGTGATTTTGCCAAAGTGATCATTCCAAGTTTAGCGAGTAATGTTCCGTTAAAACGTATGGGTACAGAATCAGAAATTTCCTCGGCGATTTGTTATCTACTTTCTGATGCAGCGGCTTTTGTATCAGGTGTCACCCTCCGCATTGATGGGGCTGCTTCACAAGGTACACGGATGTATCCATTGGCTGATGCAATCAACAATGAAGCCTTTAATGGTTTCCATCGTGCTTTTATCCCTGACATATTCAAAACTGCTGGAGAATAA
- a CDS encoding acyl-CoA carboxylase subunit beta: MTILQSEIAVGSEQYQQNREALLAQLAEVRAVQQKSIDKSYAAKPKFDKKGKILPHERIRLLLDADSPFIELCGLVGYNMHDDKDGSEAGGGVIAGIGFVSGVRALVSASNSAIKGGTMSPMGVHKTLRLQKIALEQKLPMVTLTESGGANLNYAAEVFTYGGMTFANQARLSAAGIPQVAVVHGNATAGGAYQPGLSDYVIAVRKQTEMLLAGPPLLLAATGEVATAEELGGAEMHTQVSGVAEYLAENDADGIRLAREIIEHLNWREQTAQLNQHYKEPRYAAEELLGIIPQDPKQPFDMKEIIARIIDDSDFLEFKQEYDALTVCGWAKMGGLHIGIITNNGPITPQGAAKAAQFIHLCEQTQRPLLFLHNTTGFMVGTDAEQNGIIKHGSKLIQAVANATVPKISIVVAGSYGAGNYAMCGRSLSPQFIFAWPNSHVAVMGAAQAGKVLRIVAEGKQKASGMEPNPQMLDFLEQSTAMKLEQQSTALFNTAMLHDDGIIDPRDTRKVLIFLLQTMYEAQQRELNPTRFGVSRF, translated from the coding sequence ATGACTATTCTCCAATCTGAAATTGCGGTCGGGAGTGAACAATATCAGCAGAATCGAGAAGCTTTACTGGCTCAACTGGCTGAGGTTCGTGCTGTACAGCAAAAGAGTATTGATAAGTCTTATGCGGCAAAACCTAAATTCGACAAGAAAGGCAAGATTTTACCGCATGAGCGTATTCGCTTGCTGTTAGATGCGGATTCACCTTTTATTGAGTTATGTGGTTTGGTTGGCTACAACATGCATGACGATAAAGATGGTTCCGAAGCTGGCGGTGGTGTGATTGCAGGGATTGGTTTTGTCAGTGGTGTGCGTGCGCTGGTTTCTGCCAGTAATAGTGCCATCAAAGGTGGCACCATGTCCCCAATGGGCGTACATAAAACCTTACGCTTGCAAAAGATCGCATTAGAGCAAAAGTTACCGATGGTGACCTTGACAGAAAGTGGCGGAGCTAACCTGAATTATGCAGCGGAAGTATTTACCTATGGCGGCATGACCTTTGCCAATCAGGCGCGTTTATCTGCGGCAGGGATTCCCCAAGTTGCGGTGGTGCATGGCAATGCGACCGCGGGTGGGGCTTATCAGCCAGGTTTATCTGATTATGTAATTGCAGTACGTAAACAGACTGAAATGCTATTGGCAGGACCACCGTTGTTATTGGCAGCAACAGGTGAGGTTGCAACTGCGGAAGAGCTGGGTGGTGCGGAAATGCATACTCAGGTTTCAGGCGTGGCGGAATATCTTGCGGAAAATGATGCTGATGGTATTCGTTTAGCACGTGAGATTATTGAACACCTGAACTGGAGAGAACAAACCGCACAATTGAATCAGCATTATAAAGAACCGCGTTATGCTGCGGAGGAATTGTTAGGCATTATTCCTCAAGATCCAAAGCAACCTTTTGATATGAAAGAAATCATTGCACGGATCATTGATGATTCAGATTTTCTGGAATTCAAGCAGGAATATGATGCTTTAACGGTCTGTGGCTGGGCAAAAATGGGAGGGCTACATATCGGCATTATTACTAATAATGGCCCAATTACCCCGCAGGGAGCGGCTAAAGCAGCGCAGTTTATTCATCTGTGTGAACAGACCCAACGCCCACTCTTGTTTCTTCACAATACCACTGGTTTTATGGTCGGAACCGATGCCGAACAGAACGGCATTATCAAACATGGTTCCAAGCTGATCCAGGCTGTGGCCAATGCCACAGTACCCAAGATTTCGATTGTGGTTGCAGGTTCTTATGGCGCAGGCAACTATGCCATGTGTGGCCGCAGTTTGTCGCCACAATTTATCTTTGCATGGCCCAATTCACATGTTGCAGTGATGGGTGCAGCACAAGCGGGCAAAGTCTTGCGTATCGTGGCTGAGGGCAAACAAAAAGCTTCAGGAATGGAACCTAATCCGCAGATGCTGGACTTCTTGGAACAAAGCACAGCCATGAAATTGGAACAGCAGTCGACGGCTTTATTCAATACCGCAATGTTGCATGACGACGGCATTATCGATCCGAGAGATACCCGAAAAGTACTGATTTTCTTATTACAAACCATGTATGAAGCACAGCAACGTGAGTTAAATCCAACCCGATTTGGTGTGTCGAGATTTTAA
- a CDS encoding TetR/AcrR family transcriptional regulator yields the protein MIATSIEQIPKIVCFDDSPRGRLLQGAAYLFYKQGYDKTTVRQLGEFIGIQSGSLFHHFKSKDEILATVMEQTIIYNFARLKEAAERSTDPEQQLRHLIKAELLSIAGDTGAAMAVLVHEWFALSKEKQDYLLKMRNEYEQVWLDVIEKLRAQGKVKHDAFIWRRLLGGSISWTVTWYRPEGKVKIDELTDMVWEMAVK from the coding sequence ATGATCGCAACCTCAATTGAGCAAATACCCAAGATTGTTTGTTTTGATGACAGTCCACGCGGGCGTCTACTGCAAGGTGCTGCCTATCTATTTTATAAACAAGGTTATGATAAAACCACGGTTCGTCAGCTCGGTGAATTTATTGGCATTCAATCGGGTAGCCTGTTTCATCACTTTAAAAGCAAAGATGAGATTCTAGCGACAGTGATGGAACAAACCATTATCTATAACTTCGCCCGCTTAAAAGAAGCGGCTGAACGCTCAACTGATCCTGAACAGCAATTACGTCATCTCATTAAGGCTGAATTACTTTCCATTGCAGGTGATACAGGTGCGGCTATGGCCGTATTGGTACATGAATGGTTTGCACTATCAAAAGAAAAACAAGACTACCTTTTAAAAATGCGTAATGAATATGAGCAAGTCTGGCTGGATGTGATTGAAAAACTACGCGCCCAAGGTAAAGTCAAACATGATGCTTTTATCTGGCGTCGTTTGCTCGGCGGTTCGATTTCTTGGACCGTGACTTGGTATAGACCCGAAGGCAAAGTCAAAATTGATGAATTGACTGACATGGTTTGGGAAATGGCGGTGAAATGA
- a CDS encoding acyl-CoA dehydrogenase family protein, translating to MHLNPLYYSEQHLEFAKSIRRFVEKEISPFINEWDESETFPRELYKKAADIGLLGLGFEEQYGGIAGTDAFYTLLSSIELAKCASGGLAASLLSHTIGAPPIQHFANEVVKAQVLPQILSGEKISALAITEPGGGSDVASLKTKAVREGDYFLVSGEKTFITSGMRADYYSVAVRTDPNAKGANGISMLLIDAHSAGITKTKLDKMGWWASDTAHLHFDNVKVPASHLLGPENMGFLVIMNNFNMERFFLAASSYGFALTCYEEALDWAQQRQTFGKRLVDHQVMRHKLVDMATRLTATRALLEDTAYRLGKPELQGSELIAQICMLKNVATQTMQFCADAAVQTLGGMGFMRGTKSERIYREVKVNMIGGGAEEIMKDLISKQLGY from the coding sequence ATGCACCTTAATCCTTTGTACTATAGCGAGCAGCATCTTGAATTTGCCAAGAGTATTCGACGTTTTGTTGAAAAAGAAATTTCGCCTTTTATCAATGAATGGGATGAAAGTGAAACCTTTCCGAGAGAGCTCTATAAGAAAGCAGCAGATATTGGTTTGTTGGGATTAGGGTTTGAAGAGCAATATGGTGGAATTGCGGGTACAGATGCATTTTATACGTTGTTATCTTCGATTGAGTTAGCAAAATGTGCTTCGGGTGGTCTAGCTGCTTCCTTACTTTCACATACCATTGGTGCGCCACCCATCCAACATTTTGCCAATGAAGTGGTCAAAGCTCAGGTGCTGCCTCAGATTTTATCAGGTGAAAAGATATCGGCATTGGCGATTACTGAGCCAGGAGGTGGTTCAGATGTCGCTTCACTTAAAACCAAGGCAGTGCGTGAAGGTGATTATTTTCTGGTGAGTGGTGAAAAAACCTTTATCACTTCAGGGATGCGAGCGGATTATTATTCAGTGGCAGTGCGTACTGATCCGAATGCGAAAGGGGCAAATGGTATATCCATGCTTCTCATAGATGCACATAGTGCAGGAATCACTAAAACCAAACTAGATAAAATGGGATGGTGGGCTTCAGATACAGCACATTTGCATTTTGATAATGTCAAAGTACCTGCCAGCCATTTATTAGGTCCAGAAAATATGGGCTTTCTGGTGATTATGAATAACTTCAATATGGAGCGTTTTTTCCTTGCAGCCAGTAGTTATGGCTTTGCCTTGACTTGTTATGAGGAAGCATTGGATTGGGCACAGCAACGCCAAACCTTCGGTAAGCGTCTAGTTGATCATCAGGTGATGCGCCATAAATTGGTGGACATGGCTACGCGACTGACCGCCACTCGTGCTTTACTCGAGGATACAGCTTATCGTTTAGGTAAGCCTGAATTGCAGGGCAGTGAACTGATCGCCCAGATTTGTATGCTGAAGAATGTTGCCACTCAAACCATGCAATTCTGTGCTGATGCTGCGGTACAAACACTTGGAGGCATGGGCTTTATGCGCGGTACCAAATCCGAACGAATCTATCGTGAAGTGAAGGTAAATATGATTGGTGGAGGTGCAGAAGAGATTATGAAGGACTTAATTAGTAAGCAATTGGGTTATTAA
- a CDS encoding acetyl/propionyl/methylcrotonyl-CoA carboxylase subunit alpha, whose protein sequence is MSFSKVLVANRGEIAVRVMQTAKAMGYQTVAVYSDADANARHVQLADEAVYIGASKVSESYLSIANIIAACQKTGADAVHPGYGFLSENTDFAQACLDHGITFIGPTAAAIELMGSKRLSKIAMIQAGVPCVPGYEGDQQKLEYLAEQAEKIGYPLMVKASAGGGGRGMRLVQHAVDVLDALKTARSEAENAFGSGELILEKAVIAPRHVEIQVFGDTHGHYVYLFERDCSIQRRHQKVVEEAPCPVMTAELRQKMGEAAVAAAKACDYVGAGTVEFLLDQSGEFYFLEMNTRLQVEHPVTEMVTGLDLVEWQLRVANGETLPLQQHELTLNGHAIEVRLYAEDPRQDFLPQTGKVLRWQPAGADGSLANVRIDHGMLEQGEISPFYDPMVAKVIAYGKTRQDAIRLLARAVDDCVLLGVNSNKQFLSNLLRHPVIVAGETNTAFIQQHFQDDISLHQQTLKLETLAVAAALFSQQNQQQVAWQTGVGMPFPLKLKYADQQILLHVQHDQQQVKVALCDQHVTINIVSISDVQVVYSCEGVRRKLAYVFDQNQLYLDVGNGNSVLENITYAAPAAAEVVGDGKIRAPMDGAIVNLLVNVGDQVVKGQTLLVLEAMKIQQQIKSDVDGIVHELIGQVGQQVKKRQQLLNIAVD, encoded by the coding sequence ATGAGTTTTTCAAAAGTATTAGTGGCAAACCGTGGTGAAATTGCAGTTCGTGTGATGCAAACAGCCAAAGCAATGGGCTATCAAACGGTGGCTGTCTATTCAGATGCGGATGCCAATGCCCGTCATGTGCAGCTTGCGGATGAAGCGGTTTATATCGGCGCATCTAAAGTTTCAGAATCCTATTTATCGATTGCCAATATTATTGCAGCCTGCCAAAAGACAGGGGCCGATGCGGTCCATCCTGGTTATGGTTTCTTGTCTGAAAATACCGACTTCGCTCAGGCTTGCCTTGATCATGGCATCACCTTTATTGGGCCGACGGCTGCTGCGATCGAATTGATGGGCAGTAAACGTCTTTCAAAAATTGCCATGATTCAAGCAGGGGTGCCATGTGTGCCTGGTTATGAAGGTGATCAGCAAAAGCTTGAATATTTGGCTGAACAAGCTGAGAAGATTGGCTATCCTTTAATGGTCAAAGCTTCGGCAGGTGGTGGTGGGCGAGGGATGCGTCTGGTCCAACACGCTGTTGATGTATTGGACGCATTAAAAACAGCACGTTCGGAAGCAGAGAATGCCTTTGGTTCGGGTGAATTGATTTTAGAAAAAGCGGTGATTGCCCCACGCCATGTTGAAATTCAGGTGTTTGGGGACACACATGGCCATTATGTGTATTTATTTGAACGGGATTGTTCGATCCAACGCCGTCATCAAAAAGTGGTCGAAGAAGCCCCTTGTCCAGTGATGACGGCTGAACTGCGTCAGAAAATGGGCGAAGCAGCAGTTGCAGCGGCCAAGGCTTGTGATTATGTCGGCGCAGGCACGGTCGAGTTTTTGCTGGATCAATCGGGTGAATTCTATTTCTTGGAAATGAATACCCGTTTGCAGGTCGAACATCCAGTGACAGAAATGGTGACGGGACTGGATTTGGTGGAATGGCAATTGCGTGTTGCCAATGGCGAAACCCTGCCTTTACAACAACATGAGTTGACACTGAATGGACATGCGATTGAAGTTCGCTTATATGCAGAAGATCCACGTCAGGACTTTTTGCCACAAACGGGAAAAGTACTGCGTTGGCAGCCTGCAGGCGCTGATGGTAGTTTAGCCAATGTCCGTATTGACCACGGCATGTTAGAACAAGGGGAAATTAGTCCCTTCTATGATCCGATGGTGGCAAAGGTCATCGCCTATGGCAAAACCCGTCAGGATGCGATTCGACTGCTTGCTCGGGCCGTTGATGATTGTGTGTTGTTGGGGGTGAACAGTAATAAGCAATTCTTAAGCAACTTATTACGTCATCCAGTTATTGTCGCTGGGGAGACCAATACTGCCTTTATTCAGCAGCACTTTCAGGATGATATTAGTCTGCATCAGCAAACTTTGAAACTTGAAACGCTTGCCGTCGCAGCCGCACTGTTTAGCCAGCAAAATCAGCAGCAAGTCGCTTGGCAAACAGGAGTTGGCATGCCGTTCCCACTGAAACTAAAATACGCCGATCAGCAGATATTGCTACATGTGCAACATGATCAGCAGCAGGTCAAAGTTGCGTTATGTGATCAACACGTAACGATCAATATTGTAAGCATCAGTGATGTGCAGGTTGTTTATAGCTGTGAAGGTGTTCGACGCAAGCTCGCCTATGTCTTTGATCAAAATCAGCTCTATTTAGATGTAGGCAATGGTAATAGCGTGCTAGAAAATATTACTTATGCAGCCCCAGCGGCAGCAGAAGTGGTGGGTGATGGTAAAATCCGTGCACCGATGGATGGGGCAATTGTGAATCTGTTGGTGAATGTCGGAGATCAGGTAGTGAAAGGGCAAACCTTATTGGTACTGGAAGCCATGAAGATTCAGCAGCAAATCAAATCTGATGTCGATGGCATCGTACATGAGCTGATTGGCCAAGTCGGACAACAGGTGAAAAAACGACAGCAATTATTGAATATTGCTGTCGATTAA
- a CDS encoding acyclic terpene utilization AtuA family protein, producing MTSVKQDDQRLVKIGCASGFWGDTNTAAFQLVHLSDIDYLVFDYLSEITMSIMAKAMMLDPSHGYALDFVSRVMAPLIHKIAEKKIKVISNAGGVNPLACRDALQKIIDEKGLDLKVAVVLGDDVLPKHAELLTQNVQEMFNGDALPAHVASSNAYLGAVAIRDALDLGADIVITGRVVDSAVVLAPLLHEYKWSLDDYDKLAQGSLAGHVIECGAQCTGGNFTDWRLVQGFDNMGFPIVEVSADASFIVTKPKGTGGLVSTATVAEQIVYEIGNPQAYLLPDVTADFSQVHLEQVAEHRVKVTGATGRAPTQQYKVSATYADGYRVLVSFLIAGREAPEKAQAIADAIINKCERVLALRSVPPFSEKSVEILGIESTYGAHAKVTDSREVVVKIAVKHLFKEACMFFASEIAQASTGMAPALAGIVGGRPKASAVVKLFSFLIDKDQLKIEVDFAGQRYPVQIPTGQTAPEIELHPVGEVATYQGDEIEVPLIEVAHSRSGDKGNHSNIGVIARQAEYLPWIRAALTEANVAAYMQHVLDPDKSKVIRYELPAMHALNFMLENALGGGGIASLRIDPQGKAFAQQLLDMPVKVPAQLLEKY from the coding sequence ATGACAAGTGTCAAACAGGATGACCAGAGGCTAGTCAAAATCGGGTGTGCATCAGGGTTTTGGGGCGATACCAATACCGCTGCCTTTCAGTTGGTGCATCTGAGTGATATTGATTATTTAGTCTTTGATTATCTGTCAGAAATCACCATGTCGATTATGGCCAAGGCGATGATGCTGGATCCAAGTCATGGTTATGCACTGGATTTTGTCAGTCGAGTGATGGCACCCCTGATCCATAAAATTGCTGAGAAAAAAATTAAAGTGATCAGTAATGCAGGTGGGGTAAATCCATTGGCTTGCCGTGATGCCTTACAGAAAATCATTGATGAAAAAGGCTTGGATTTAAAAGTTGCTGTGGTGTTAGGCGATGATGTATTGCCAAAGCATGCTGAATTACTCACCCAAAATGTTCAGGAAATGTTTAATGGCGATGCCTTGCCTGCACATGTGGCCAGTAGCAATGCCTATCTCGGTGCAGTTGCGATTCGTGATGCTTTGGACTTAGGTGCAGATATTGTGATTACAGGCCGTGTGGTCGACTCCGCAGTTGTGCTTGCCCCATTATTGCATGAGTACAAATGGTCCCTCGATGATTATGACAAGCTAGCACAAGGTTCCTTGGCTGGGCATGTGATTGAATGTGGCGCACAGTGTACAGGGGGGAATTTTACCGATTGGCGTTTGGTTCAAGGCTTTGACAATATGGGCTTTCCAATCGTAGAAGTCAGCGCTGATGCCTCATTTATCGTGACCAAGCCTAAAGGAACGGGTGGATTGGTTTCGACTGCAACGGTAGCAGAGCAGATTGTCTATGAAATTGGCAATCCACAAGCTTATCTTTTACCTGATGTCACTGCTGATTTTAGCCAAGTGCATTTAGAACAAGTAGCAGAGCATCGAGTCAAGGTGACAGGAGCAACAGGTCGTGCACCAACCCAGCAATATAAAGTCAGTGCGACCTATGCAGATGGTTATCGAGTCTTGGTTAGCTTTTTAATCGCGGGTCGTGAAGCGCCAGAAAAAGCCCAAGCAATTGCCGATGCGATTATCAACAAATGTGAACGCGTCTTGGCCTTACGTTCAGTCCCCCCATTTAGTGAAAAATCAGTCGAGATTCTTGGCATTGAAAGCACTTATGGTGCACATGCGAAAGTGACAGACAGTCGCGAAGTAGTGGTCAAGATTGCGGTCAAGCATTTATTTAAAGAAGCCTGTATGTTCTTTGCGTCTGAAATTGCCCAAGCTTCAACTGGTATGGCACCTGCATTGGCAGGGATTGTTGGTGGTCGCCCTAAAGCATCGGCCGTGGTGAAACTATTTTCATTCTTGATTGATAAAGATCAATTAAAGATCGAAGTCGATTTTGCAGGGCAGCGTTATCCCGTACAGATTCCAACAGGACAAACGGCACCAGAGATCGAGCTACATCCAGTGGGGGAAGTGGCAACCTATCAAGGCGATGAGATTGAAGTGCCTTTGATTGAGGTGGCACATTCACGTAGTGGCGATAAAGGCAATCATAGCAATATTGGGGTGATTGCACGTCAAGCAGAATATTTACCATGGATTCGTGCCGCACTGACTGAAGCCAATGTTGCTGCGTATATGCAGCATGTTCTTGATCCTGATAAATCAAAAGTGATTCGTTATGAATTGCCAGCCATGCATGCACTGAATTTCATGCTGGAAAATGCATTGGGTGGCGGTGGGATTGCCAGTTTGCGGATTGACCCGCAGGGCAAAGCCTTTGCACAGCAACTATTAGATATGCCGGTGAAAGTGCCAGCTCAATTGTTAGAAAAATATTAA
- a CDS encoding acyl-CoA dehydrogenase family protein, with the protein MKFTAEHEALRRTTRQFVENELNPFIPEWEEAGRFPIHDVFKKMGDLGLLGICKPEENGGLGLDYSYNLVVAEELGRAACGGVPLAIGVQTDMATPALARFGSKELRDEFLNPAIRGEYVASIAVSEVHAGSDVAAIKTTAKKDGDDYVINGSKMWITNSLQADFFCLLANTSDDKPHVNKSMIIVPAKAAGISFSEPLNKLGMRSTTTAQVYFDNVRVPQRNLVGVEGMGFMMQMMQFQEERMWACANAVGGMEKVIQQTIDYTKDRTTFGQPLIHNQYVHFRFAELMTEVAALKALTYQACEQHIAGEDATLMASMAKLKAGRLSREVADSCLQYWGGNGFMWDNPASQLFRDGRLGSIGGGADEIMLGIICKLTDILPKKQKK; encoded by the coding sequence ATGAAATTTACCGCAGAACATGAAGCTTTACGCCGTACCACACGTCAGTTTGTGGAAAATGAATTAAACCCTTTTATTCCAGAATGGGAAGAAGCAGGCCGTTTTCCAATTCATGACGTGTTTAAAAAAATGGGGGATTTGGGCTTATTGGGGATTTGTAAGCCTGAGGAGAATGGTGGTTTAGGACTCGATTATTCATACAATCTTGTCGTGGCAGAAGAGTTAGGTCGTGCAGCGTGTGGGGGCGTACCACTTGCGATTGGCGTGCAGACCGATATGGCGACGCCTGCACTGGCACGTTTTGGTAGCAAAGAACTACGAGATGAGTTTTTAAATCCTGCGATTCGTGGTGAATATGTCGCGTCGATTGCGGTCTCGGAAGTGCATGCGGGTTCTGACGTGGCAGCCATTAAAACTACAGCAAAAAAAGATGGCGATGATTATGTCATTAACGGCAGCAAGATGTGGATTACCAACTCATTGCAAGCCGATTTCTTTTGTCTATTGGCAAATACCTCGGATGACAAACCACACGTCAATAAATCCATGATTATTGTCCCAGCCAAGGCAGCAGGGATTAGTTTTTCAGAGCCACTGAATAAATTGGGCATGCGTTCAACCACCACTGCACAAGTCTATTTTGACAATGTTCGAGTACCGCAACGCAATTTAGTTGGTGTGGAAGGCATGGGCTTTATGATGCAAATGATGCAGTTCCAAGAGGAACGTATGTGGGCCTGTGCCAATGCGGTGGGAGGGATGGAAAAAGTCATTCAGCAAACCATTGATTACACTAAGGATCGCACCACCTTTGGTCAGCCCCTGATTCATAACCAATATGTACATTTTCGTTTTGCTGAGCTGATGACTGAAGTCGCAGCACTGAAAGCTCTAACTTATCAAGCCTGTGAGCAGCATATTGCTGGTGAGGATGCAACCTTGATGGCGTCAATGGCGAAGCTGAAAGCAGGACGATTAAGTCGTGAGGTGGCAGATAGCTGTCTGCAATATTGGGGCGGTAATGGCTTTATGTGGGATAACCCTGCATCACAACTGTTCCGTGATGGGCGCTTAGGGTCGATTGGCGGCGGTGCAGATGAAATTATGCTTGGAATCATTTGTAAGCTCACCGATATTTTGCCGAAGAAACAGAAAAAATAG